One Portunus trituberculatus isolate SZX2019 chromosome 43, ASM1759143v1, whole genome shotgun sequence DNA segment encodes these proteins:
- the LOC123518323 gene encoding SCAN domain-containing protein 3-like produces the protein MQSQPDGKHCFILNYQDHLTKMVCLRALQTKTAEEVAFHLVDIFCDKGAPHILQSDNGREFSNKLVKEVLMMWPECKMVHGKPRHSQSQGSVERANRDIEAILACWMKDNNSTQWSQGLRFVQWKKNTRFHSGIGRTPYEAMYGQKARLGVDANSVPEEVLDGMQTEEQLAEALGVVNEVTDTEEEETGVEEQEEASAVINCISCGKRYFGLNVCNVCENPCHSNTQCSMMNNDADESVLCSICSRSQSIHTEQMKSNIEQQKQAQKMIDNSVKRFQPAKVGDTVMVPVPLVDRGRAEFPNVKAVVFQALENGTYKLGTKHGLLKQVYTRNQFTPCLEKFLSLDDDVQEREVSLREVAIAESMGQGQGFAKCSCTKSCMTRRCKCLKNSVLCNSRCKCSASCSNKVDTQIH, from the exons ATGCAGAGCCAGCCAGATGGAAAACATTGTTTCATTCTGAACTACCAGGATCACTTGACGAAGATGGTGTGTCTTCGGGCTCTACAGACAAAAACTGCTGAAGAGGTTGCTTTCCACCTCGTTGATATATTCTGTGACAAAGGAGCCCCCCATATCCTGCAGTCTGACAATGGAAGAGAATTCTCAAATAAG CTTGTCAAGGAAGTTCTGATGATGTGGCCAGAGTGCAAGATGGTTCATGGCAAACCACGACATTCCCAATCGCAGGGCTCGGTGGAACGTGCCAACAGGGATATTGAAGCCATTCTCGCATGTTGGATGAAGGACAACAACTCTACACAATGGTCACAGGGACTGCGCTTtgtccagtggaagaaaaataccCGCTTTCACTCCGGAATTGGAAGGACACCATATGAGGCCATGTATGGACAGAAGGCTCGTCTTGGTGTTGACGCAAATTCTGTACCAGAGGAAGTCCTGGACGGTATGCAGACGGAGGAGCAGCTTGCAGAGGCACTAGGTGTTGTCAATGAGGTCACagacacagaggaggaagagacaggtgttgaagagcaagaagaagcaTCTGCTGTCATTAACTGCATCTCCTGTGGCAAAAGATATTTTGGTTTAAATGTGTGCAATGTGTGTGAGAACCCATGTCACTCTAATACTCAGTGTTCTATGATGAATAACGATGCTGATGAGTCTGTGCTTTGTTCCATCTGCAGTCGGAGTCAGAGTATTCATACTGAACAAATGAAGTCCAACATAGAACAACAGAAACAAGCCCAAAAAATGATCGATAATTCTGTGAAGAGATTTCAACCAGCCAAAGTAGGGGACACTGTGATGGTTCCCGTTCCATTAGTTGACCGCGGACGTGCAGAGTTTCCTAATGTGAAGGCAGTTGTTTTTCAGGCATTGGAAAATGGCACATATAAGCTTGGTACAAAACACGGCCTGCTTAAACAAGTGTACACTCGCAACCAATTTACTCCATGTCTAGAAAAATTCCTTTCTCTTGATGATGATGTACAGGAGCGAGAAGTAAGTCTGCGGGAAGTAGCCATTGCAGAATCAATGGGACAAGGTCAGGGATTCGCTAAATGCTCTTGCACTAAGTCATGTATGACCAGACGCTGCAAGTGTTTAAAAAACTCTGTATTATGCAACAGCAGATGCAAATGCAGTGCCTCTTGCTCTAACAAGGTCGACACACAAATACATTAA